The Lepeophtheirus salmonis chromosome 1, UVic_Lsal_1.4, whole genome shotgun sequence genome has a segment encoding these proteins:
- the RpLP0-like gene encoding LOW QUALITY PROTEIN: mRNA turnover protein 4 homolog (The sequence of the model RefSeq protein was modified relative to this genomic sequence to represent the inferred CDS: deleted 1 base in 1 codon), translated as MPKSKRDKKVSLTKTDKKVGLESKRALVDKIRESLDAYTRVFIFETENARNLHLQKIRREWKEDKGGSVFFMGKNRVMSLALGRSAEEEVGPGLHKISALLNGQRGLLFTNETLDDSLDYFKKNKEPDFARSGGIAPQTVVLPEGPIQEMSFAIEPQLRALGLPSTLKKGILHLTKDHVVCKEGQTLDSTQARILKLFGMKHADFSIKLLAYWDRNHESGKEFTTLVKDIPTNSDGEEDDDEME; from the exons ATGCCTAAATCCAAGAGAGACAAGAAGGTATCCCTGACTAAAACGGACAAAAAGGTTGGCCTTGAGAGCAAACGTGCTCTCGTGGACAAAATCCGCGAGTCCCTCGACGCCTACACTCGTGTATTCATCTTTGAAACGGAAAATGCTCGTAATCTCCATCTCCAAAAGATTCGTCGTGAATGGAAAGAGGACAAAGGAGGAAGTGTGTTCTTCATGGGAAAGAATCGCGTCATGAGTCTAGCTCTTGGGCGCAGCGCTGAAGAAGAAGTCGGCCCTGGACTGCACAAAATATCCGCCCTTCTCAACGGCCAACGTGGACTCCTCTTCACAAATGAAACCCTCGATGACTCTCTTGAttacttc aaaaaaaacaaagagcCGGACTTCGCCCGCTCTGGAGGAATAGCGCCCCAAACGGTCGTGCTACCTGAAGGCCCGATTCAAGAGATGAGCTTCGCCATTGAGCCGCAGCTAAGAGCCCTTGGTCTACCTTCCACCCTCAAAAAAGGGATTCTTCATCTCACAAAGGATCATGTTGTCTGTAAAGAAGGGCAAACTCTGGACTCCACTCAAGCACGGATTTTGAAGCTCTTTGGAATGAAACACGCGGATTTCTCTATTAAGTTGCTAGCCTATTGGGATAGGAACCATGAATCTGGAAAGGAGTTTACCACTCTTGTTAAGGACATACCTACCAATAGTGATGGGGAAGAAGATGATGACGAAATGGAGTGA